The Flavobacterium praedii genome window below encodes:
- a CDS encoding IS982 family transposase produces the protein MSNIVKNYFRVLEVISSLNCKLENKSDVGRKQKMSDLEVVALSLTAEFMSIDSENSLFKEINKQEIPNLIERSQFNKRRRKLFFFLEEVRTKLASRFLEFEDYFIVDSMPLEICKFARHRRIKICKNEFETAPSKGFCASQNNWFYGYKLHGVCSINGIFHSLDITKAEVHDVHFLKNIKQQMSDCVVLGDRGYLSQSIQLDLFQTVNIKLETPKRANQKDYKPQPYIFRKSRKRIETLFSQLCDQFRIRNNYAKTFEGFKTRILAKITALTLVQYVNKFIFDRPINNIKNQTI, from the coding sequence ATGTCAAATATAGTAAAAAATTATTTTAGAGTTTTAGAAGTTATAAGTTCTTTGAATTGTAAATTAGAGAATAAATCAGATGTCGGCAGAAAACAAAAAATGTCTGATTTAGAAGTAGTTGCGTTAAGTTTGACGGCTGAATTCATGTCTATTGATAGTGAAAATTCTTTATTTAAAGAGATTAATAAGCAAGAAATACCTAATTTAATTGAGCGAAGTCAGTTCAATAAACGAAGGCGAAAATTGTTTTTCTTTTTAGAAGAAGTAAGAACAAAATTAGCATCTCGGTTTTTAGAATTTGAAGATTATTTCATCGTGGATAGTATGCCGTTGGAGATTTGCAAATTTGCACGTCATAGGAGGATTAAAATCTGTAAAAATGAGTTTGAAACAGCTCCTTCAAAAGGGTTTTGCGCTTCTCAAAACAACTGGTTTTACGGATATAAATTGCATGGAGTTTGTTCTATAAATGGAATTTTCCATTCATTGGATATTACAAAAGCAGAAGTTCATGATGTTCATTTTTTGAAAAATATAAAACAACAAATGTCTGATTGTGTAGTGCTTGGTGATAGAGGGTACTTATCTCAAAGCATTCAATTAGATTTGTTTCAAACGGTTAATATAAAATTAGAAACACCCAAAAGAGCTAATCAAAAAGATTATAAACCACAACCTTATATCTTTAGAAAATCAAGAAAAAGAATTGAAACATTATTTTCACAACTATGCGACCAGTTCAGAATTAGAAACAATTATGCAAAAACTTTTGAAGGATTTAAAACAAGAATTTTAGCAAAAATAACAGCATTAACATTGGTTCAATATGTCAATAAATTCATCTTTGATAGACCAATAAACAATATTAAAAATCAAACAATTTAA
- a CDS encoding IS1096 element passenger TnpR family protein codes for MVYKFRVILDAEEDIFRDIAILAEDTLEDLHNAIFNSFGFDGMEVASFYTCDETWNQEDEISMFDTGDVPGEQKIMSDYQLSDLLDEENTKIIYVYDFINMWTFLVELAAIEEQIVGQTYPETIFSHGEMPDEATEKNFEADMHDDIYGEFEDDLDEDDLDMFEGDDSFEDYGFEENWN; via the coding sequence ATGGTTTATAAATTCAGAGTTATTCTAGATGCCGAGGAAGACATTTTTAGAGACATAGCAATACTTGCGGAAGACACTTTAGAAGATTTACACAATGCTATTTTCAATTCTTTTGGATTTGACGGAATGGAAGTTGCTTCTTTCTATACATGTGATGAAACTTGGAATCAAGAAGATGAAATTTCCATGTTTGACACAGGAGATGTTCCTGGCGAACAAAAAATCATGAGTGATTATCAATTATCAGACCTATTAGACGAAGAAAATACTAAAATCATATATGTTTATGATTTTATCAACATGTGGACTTTCCTAGTAGAATTGGCTGCTATTGAAGAGCAAATTGTAGGTCAAACCTATCCTGAAACTATATTTTCGCATGGTGAAATGCCTGATGAAGCTACCGAGAAAAATTTTGAAGCTGATATGCACGACGATATCTATGGCGAATTTGAAGACGATTTAGACGAAGACGATTTAGACATGTTCGAAGGAGACGATAGTTTTGAAGACTATGGTTTTGAGGAGAATTGGAATTAG
- a CDS encoding ABC transporter permease, with amino-acid sequence MKRLLSIELQKIWLNKASRVLTLTYFILLLFIALIASIKFDIGNIHFQVAEMGIFNFPYIWHFNTYAAAILKLFLAIVIVSMMANEYSYGTLKQNLIDGLSKKEFILSKFVTILMFAVCSTVFVFILTLILGYSFSSYTEFGIVFSDLEYILAFFVKLVGFFSFCLFLGILVKRSAFALGFLLVWNIIEAIANGILSFQIFPEGKTAGYITQFFPLNAMSNLIVEPISRLSIIKSIGTQMGVENLKDYSVPFSAIVIVFCWTMIFLFLSYRILKNRDL; translated from the coding sequence ATGAAACGATTACTCTCTATAGAATTACAAAAAATATGGTTAAACAAAGCCAGTCGTGTACTGACATTAACCTACTTTATACTACTTTTATTTATTGCTTTGATAGCTTCTATCAAGTTTGACATTGGTAACATTCATTTTCAAGTTGCCGAAATGGGCATCTTTAATTTTCCCTATATCTGGCATTTCAACACTTATGCTGCTGCAATTTTAAAACTCTTTTTGGCAATAGTTATCGTTTCGATGATGGCCAACGAATACAGTTATGGCACTTTAAAACAAAACCTAATTGACGGATTAAGCAAGAAAGAATTTATCCTTTCTAAGTTTGTTACCATTCTTATGTTTGCTGTTTGCTCTACTGTTTTTGTATTTATATTGACCTTAATTTTAGGTTATAGCTTTTCGTCTTATACAGAATTTGGTATCGTTTTTTCAGATTTGGAATATATTCTAGCTTTTTTTGTAAAACTGGTTGGATTCTTCTCTTTCTGTTTGTTCTTAGGAATATTGGTAAAACGATCCGCCTTTGCATTGGGTTTTTTACTAGTATGGAATATTATTGAAGCCATTGCAAATGGAATATTGAGTTTTCAAATTTTTCCTGAAGGTAAAACCGCTGGGTACATTACACAATTTTTCCCGTTGAATGCGATGTCGAATTTAATAGTAGAACCTATTTCAAGATTATCCATAATTAAATCCATTGGAACCCAAATGGGAGTCGAAAACCTAAAAGATTATAGTGTTCCTTTTTCTGCAATTGTAATCGTATTCTGCTGGACAATGATTTTCTTATTCCTTTCGTATAGAATATTAAAAAACAGAGATTTATAG
- a CDS encoding nucleoid-associated protein, whose protein sequence is MINLYNTHIETLSIHRVGNMSRNEPLFLSEEPFKLNDEIVPLMKEFFFKPFKEKEENYFQFAHEVDLDYNDMFKYATEIFNNPSSLHEASKKITKHLFEQSNHPHIKNGEVYVTYLTNLSIDNNVVDAIGIFKSEIQSDFLQFEEKGTQLEMILQHGVSLNKLDKGCLIFNYKKEEGYKILSVDSNRYDARYWLEHFLSVDAFEDENFITKKYLKFCQGFAKDVVFPAEDKKEEVMFMNRSVNYFAKNDQFEETNFLNEVLDNPDLIPEFKNYKVDKGEKYSIEDVTSFPIANAAVSDARKSIKNVINLDTHIQIKMDFINPESAEKFVEKGWDEEKQMYYYLVYFNKEEKS, encoded by the coding sequence ATGATCAACCTATACAACACGCACATCGAAACGCTATCCATACACCGTGTGGGAAACATGAGTCGTAACGAACCTCTTTTTTTATCGGAAGAACCATTTAAACTAAATGACGAAATTGTTCCGTTGATGAAAGAATTTTTCTTTAAACCATTTAAAGAAAAAGAAGAAAACTACTTTCAATTTGCGCATGAAGTAGATTTAGACTACAATGACATGTTTAAATATGCAACAGAGATTTTCAATAATCCAAGTAGTTTGCATGAGGCTTCAAAAAAAATAACCAAACATTTATTTGAGCAATCGAATCATCCTCATATTAAAAATGGCGAAGTATATGTAACGTATTTGACCAATTTAAGTATTGACAATAACGTTGTGGATGCTATCGGGATTTTCAAAAGTGAAATTCAATCTGATTTTTTACAGTTTGAGGAAAAAGGAACGCAATTGGAAATGATTTTACAGCATGGAGTAAGTTTAAATAAACTAGATAAAGGCTGTTTGATTTTTAATTATAAAAAAGAAGAAGGATACAAAATCCTTTCAGTAGACAGCAATCGTTATGATGCTAGATATTGGTTAGAGCACTTCTTGTCTGTGGATGCTTTTGAAGATGAAAATTTTATCACTAAGAAATACTTGAAATTCTGTCAAGGATTTGCCAAAGATGTAGTTTTCCCTGCTGAAGACAAAAAAGAAGAGGTGATGTTCATGAACCGTTCTGTGAATTATTTTGCAAAAAACGATCAATTTGAGGAAACTAATTTCTTGAATGAAGTTTTGGACAATCCTGATTTGATTCCAGAATTCAAAAATTATAAAGTTGATAAAGGCGAAAAATACAGTATCGAGGACGTAACCTCTTTTCCAATTGCCAATGCAGCGGTAAGTGATGCCAGAAAGTCAATTAAAAATGTTATCAATCTTGATACGCACATCCAAATAAAAATGGATTTCATTAATCCCGAAAGTGCAGAGAAGTTTGTAGAAAAAGGATGGGATGAAGAAAAACAAATGTATTATTACTTAGTCTATTTCAACAAAGAAGAGAAATCATAA
- a CDS encoding lipid A deacylase LpxR family protein, with translation MNDDLYTMVYLISIIIFNRIKNSKNILFFCCFDSKKYYTLFLLFLSILSFSQRIDNTASFREIKSNYYFRYYFDNDFFANTDYYYTQGHDFELVSPKLIKNPINKLFLKLKNSEQKYGLSFEQIGFTPTSLKRDEILYNNRPYAAVIMLKPFLISTDTIHKTTLSSTLSFGVIGPFASGKEIQTVIHKWIGAQNPLGWQYQIKNDVVLNYEIAHEKQLLRLNNYFAINSNAKLRLGTMNTNISGGLTTTFGKINSPFISLKNKNKFQLYGYWQGLITAVGYDASLQGGLFNNNSPYVITDQNMERFTFQKNFGIVLHSKTFYLEYYRTDLSKEFKTGRVHSWGGFRVGFTL, from the coding sequence ATGAACGATGATCTATACACCATGGTCTATCTAATAAGTATCATTATTTTCAACAGGATTAAAAATTCGAAAAACATTTTATTTTTCTGTTGCTTTGATTCAAAAAAATATTACACCTTATTCCTGCTCTTTTTATCGATACTATCATTTTCCCAAAGAATTGATAACACGGCCTCATTTAGAGAAATAAAAAGCAATTATTATTTTCGTTATTATTTTGACAATGACTTTTTCGCAAACACCGATTATTATTATACCCAAGGACATGATTTTGAATTGGTAAGTCCAAAACTGATAAAAAATCCGATTAATAAGTTATTTTTAAAACTGAAAAACAGCGAACAAAAATATGGACTGTCATTTGAACAAATAGGGTTTACACCAACAAGCCTAAAACGGGATGAAATTCTTTACAACAATAGACCTTATGCTGCAGTGATTATGCTTAAACCTTTTTTAATTTCGACTGATACCATCCATAAAACGACTTTATCTTCTACCTTAAGTTTTGGCGTTATTGGTCCCTTTGCTTCAGGAAAAGAAATTCAAACGGTAATTCATAAATGGATTGGAGCGCAAAATCCGTTAGGTTGGCAATACCAAATCAAGAATGATGTAGTATTAAATTATGAAATCGCACATGAAAAGCAATTGCTTCGGCTAAATAATTACTTTGCAATAAATTCTAACGCAAAACTTCGATTGGGCACAATGAATACTAATATTTCTGGAGGTTTAACAACTACTTTTGGCAAAATAAATTCCCCTTTTATTTCGTTAAAAAACAAAAATAAATTTCAACTCTATGGCTATTGGCAAGGTCTTATTACAGCGGTTGGATATGATGCCAGTTTGCAAGGCGGTCTATTTAATAACAATAGTCCTTATGTAATTACGGATCAAAATATGGAAAGATTTACTTTTCAAAAAAATTTCGGGATCGTTTTGCATTCCAAAACATTCTACCTCGAATATTATCGTACCGATCTTTCAAAGGAATTTAAAACAGGAAGAGTTCATAGTTGGGGTGGATTTAGAGTTGGATTTACCTTATAA
- a CDS encoding DUF2141 domain-containing protein has translation MLKIITIIAFFICSLMSAQNVNLTVAVSGLKNNTGMVKVGLYNSEGTFLKTIYKSITSEIKNNIAIVTFVGIPKGEYGISTYQDENSNGILDKNIMGIPSEDFACSNNAKGFMGPPAYEDAKFNINKDLKIDIKFNN, from the coding sequence ATGTTAAAAATTATCACCATAATCGCTTTCTTTATTTGTAGTCTAATGTCTGCTCAAAATGTTAATCTTACAGTTGCTGTTTCGGGTTTAAAAAACAATACAGGAATGGTAAAGGTAGGGTTGTACAATTCAGAAGGAACGTTTTTGAAAACAATTTACAAAAGCATTACTTCTGAAATTAAAAATAACATTGCTATAGTAACTTTTGTTGGTATACCAAAAGGAGAATATGGAATATCTACTTATCAAGATGAAAACAGCAATGGTATTTTAGATAAAAATATAATGGGAATACCTTCTGAAGATTTTGCCTGCTCAAACAATGCCAAAGGATTTATGGGACCTCCTGCTTATGAAGATGCCAAATTCAATATCAACAAAGATTTAAAAATAGATATCAAATTCAATAATTAA
- a CDS encoding TonB-dependent receptor, producing the protein MKTFFLILVTLFSFTLFSQTIISGKIVNEKGIPIAGANVYIEGSYDGVSTSENGAFSFTTTTTGNQNLVASSLIYETSNTAIDVSNFKNQTIKLRDNVNALDAVIITAGSLDSGSKARVSVLKPLDIVTTAGSAGNIVAALQTLPGTQTVGEDGRLFVRGGEANETQTYVDGMRVPQPYGATANNLPTRSRFSPFLFSGISFSTGGYSAEYGDALSSVLLLNTIDEPDQAKTEISLMTVGVGVGNTQKWKKSSFSINTSYINLSPYQALIPQDVEWKSAPQALSGEMVYRYNFERGIFKMYAAFDASKFIIKQENINSIDKITVDSKNQNLYFNSSYSGYFGTNWNITAGFSYGYNQVKTAIDLDDLGNVENAVNVKLKLKKNISNRFKLSFGADYFITKYNEDFTQNAGNTFDYGYQNTIGALYTEADIFFSKKLAAKVGVRASMNDLTNDNFISPRISFAYKMAKFSQLSFAYGDFSQTPSVDYIKFSKNNQFESEKASHYILNYQYSKDGRTLRAEAYYKDYSNLVRFDSPTIAYNSIFTNDGTGYAKGLDLFWRDGKTIKNLEYWVSYSYIDTERLYKNYPTQVTPNFVPNNSLSIVTKYWINDWKSQVGFTNSFSTGRPYNNPNETQFMHGQTKSYNDLSFNWAYLLTTQKILYFSVSNVLGANNVYGYNYAVKPDMNGEYRRSAIKPAADRFFFVGFFWTISKNKNDNQLKNL; encoded by the coding sequence ATGAAAACTTTTTTTTTAATCCTCGTTACTTTATTCAGTTTTACCCTTTTTTCACAAACTATCATTTCTGGTAAAATTGTTAATGAAAAAGGAATCCCAATCGCTGGTGCCAATGTTTATATTGAAGGCAGTTATGATGGTGTTTCTACTTCTGAAAATGGTGCTTTTTCGTTTACTACAACTACTACAGGAAATCAAAATTTGGTTGCAAGCTCGTTAATTTATGAGACTTCCAACACAGCGATAGATGTTTCAAATTTTAAAAATCAAACCATCAAACTCAGGGATAATGTTAATGCACTTGATGCGGTAATAATTACAGCAGGTTCTTTGGATTCAGGGAGTAAAGCTAGAGTTTCGGTTTTAAAACCATTAGATATAGTAACCACAGCCGGTTCTGCAGGAAATATAGTGGCCGCTTTGCAAACGTTGCCTGGAACGCAAACGGTAGGCGAGGACGGAAGATTGTTTGTTCGCGGTGGCGAGGCCAATGAAACTCAAACGTATGTTGATGGCATGCGAGTACCACAGCCTTATGGAGCAACAGCCAATAATCTGCCTACTCGAAGCCGTTTTTCGCCTTTTCTTTTCAGTGGTATTTCGTTTTCTACAGGGGGCTATTCTGCCGAATATGGAGATGCTTTGTCTAGTGTTTTACTTTTGAATACCATAGACGAACCCGATCAAGCCAAAACAGAAATTTCTTTAATGACCGTTGGCGTTGGCGTTGGTAATACACAGAAATGGAAAAAGAGTTCTTTTAGTATCAATACTTCGTATATCAATTTGTCCCCATATCAAGCGCTGATTCCACAAGACGTAGAGTGGAAAAGTGCACCACAAGCATTGTCCGGAGAAATGGTGTACCGATACAATTTTGAAAGAGGAATTTTTAAAATGTATGCCGCTTTTGATGCTTCAAAATTTATAATTAAACAAGAAAATATAAATTCAATTGACAAAATCACTGTCGATTCCAAAAATCAAAATTTATACTTTAATTCCTCGTATAGCGGTTATTTTGGAACCAATTGGAATATTACCGCCGGCTTTAGCTATGGTTATAATCAAGTTAAAACTGCTATAGATTTGGATGATTTGGGAAATGTAGAAAACGCTGTGAATGTGAAGTTGAAATTAAAGAAAAACATCTCAAATCGTTTTAAATTGTCTTTTGGAGCCGATTATTTTATAACAAAATATAACGAGGACTTTACTCAAAATGCAGGAAATACATTTGATTATGGTTATCAAAACACCATTGGGGCTTTATACACAGAAGCTGATATTTTCTTTTCCAAAAAATTGGCAGCCAAAGTAGGAGTTCGCGCTTCCATGAATGATTTGACAAATGACAATTTTATTTCTCCCAGAATTTCGTTTGCTTACAAAATGGCAAAATTTAGCCAGTTGTCCTTTGCGTATGGTGATTTTTCCCAAACGCCAAGTGTCGATTATATCAAGTTTTCGAAGAACAACCAATTTGAAAGCGAAAAAGCGTCTCATTATATCCTGAATTACCAATACAGCAAAGATGGACGCACATTGAGAGCCGAAGCCTATTATAAAGATTACAGTAATTTGGTTCGATTTGATAGCCCTACAATTGCTTATAATTCGATATTTACTAATGATGGAACAGGCTACGCCAAAGGGTTGGATTTGTTTTGGAGAGACGGTAAAACGATTAAGAATTTAGAATATTGGGTTTCCTATTCTTATATCGATACCGAGCGTTTGTACAAAAATTACCCAACACAAGTCACTCCCAATTTTGTTCCCAACAATAGCTTATCAATTGTGACCAAATATTGGATTAATGATTGGAAATCACAAGTAGGTTTCACCAATTCTTTCAGTACCGGCAGACCGTACAACAATCCAAATGAAACGCAATTTATGCACGGTCAAACAAAATCCTACAACGATTTGAGTTTCAACTGGGCTTATTTATTGACTACTCAAAAGATTTTGTATTTCTCGGTTTCCAATGTTTTAGGAGCCAATAATGTGTATGGATATAATTATGCGGTTAAACCAGATATGAATGGAGAATACAGAAGAAGTGCCATCAAACCAGCAGCGGACCGATTTTTCTTTGTCGGTTTCTTTTGGACCATTAGCAAAAATAAAAACGACAATCAGTTGAAGAATTTGTAG
- a CDS encoding PAS domain-containing sensor histidine kinase — protein MKNKLEHYIEAAKCAKIGLWEIDLLTQEIYWDDVTRSIHEVGPDFVPNIENATDFYCEGKNRTKINQLIENAIQNGIPFKETFEIRTSNNNTRFIENIGQIVYKQDKIINIRGTLQDITKEQSLINELHLNINKLYSIFSSTNDAILIIDATNGIITDCNCRLNNISGYSDAELIGNHKSILFPQKYKDEIKTFLHQHTDEGIYKVQDTFLKSKNGLLIPIEIASGKKFEIDNKFYLVSFFRDISERKKTEERMQMLLLAASKTTDSILIADAHGITVWANNAYLSLTGLTMEQIVGHKPGYLSKGKKTDVNTTNKMREAVLNKKSFYTIILNYNQKKEEYWFELNITPIFDCENNLLNFIGIGRDVTLRKEKEIELKRLLDLTIDQNNRLLNYSHIVSHNIRSHSSNLTMLMDVIENEEDPNEKIKYLSMFKGATEKLEETIKYLNEIISIQQNSNVKKTKIFLKEEIDKTQNALSLTIKKSKISIINNIPDDLVVRVIPAYLDSILLNLISNAIKYKSKNRKSFLKISHVIEGAFTIISFEDNGLGINLEKDGKKVFGMYKTFHGNNDALGIGLFITKNQIEAMGGKIEVESTEGVGSTFKIYLSEK, from the coding sequence ATGAAAAATAAATTAGAACATTACATTGAAGCAGCAAAATGTGCCAAAATTGGACTTTGGGAAATCGACCTATTAACCCAAGAAATTTATTGGGATGATGTTACTCGATCCATACATGAAGTAGGCCCTGATTTTGTTCCTAATATTGAAAATGCTACTGATTTTTATTGTGAAGGAAAAAATAGAACTAAAATCAACCAATTAATAGAAAATGCCATTCAAAATGGAATTCCTTTTAAGGAAACATTTGAAATTCGTACCTCAAATAACAACACACGCTTTATAGAAAATATTGGTCAGATTGTGTATAAACAAGATAAGATAATCAATATTAGAGGAACTCTTCAAGATATCACAAAAGAGCAAAGTTTAATTAATGAGCTTCATCTAAACATCAACAAATTATATTCAATTTTTTCAAGTACAAACGATGCTATCTTAATTATTGACGCTACAAATGGGATAATAACAGATTGCAATTGCAGATTAAACAATATTTCTGGGTACAGTGATGCAGAATTGATAGGAAATCATAAATCAATTCTATTTCCTCAAAAATACAAAGACGAAATTAAAACTTTCCTACATCAACACACAGACGAAGGTATCTATAAAGTTCAAGATACCTTTTTGAAAAGTAAAAATGGTCTTTTAATACCAATAGAAATCGCTTCGGGCAAGAAGTTTGAAATTGATAATAAATTCTATTTAGTTTCCTTCTTCAGAGATATTAGTGAAAGAAAAAAAACAGAAGAAAGAATGCAAATGCTCTTACTTGCTGCATCGAAAACAACGGATAGCATATTAATAGCAGACGCTCACGGAATTACAGTTTGGGCAAATAATGCATATTTATCCTTAACTGGACTAACTATGGAACAAATAGTGGGACACAAACCTGGTTATTTGTCTAAAGGAAAGAAAACCGATGTAAATACGACAAATAAAATGAGAGAAGCCGTTCTTAATAAGAAAAGCTTTTATACCATTATTTTAAATTACAACCAAAAAAAAGAAGAATATTGGTTTGAATTGAATATTACCCCAATATTTGACTGCGAAAATAATTTACTTAATTTCATTGGAATAGGAAGAGATGTAACACTTCGAAAAGAAAAAGAAATCGAACTCAAACGGCTCCTTGATTTAACAATTGATCAAAACAATAGGCTTCTTAATTATTCTCACATAGTCTCTCATAACATTCGTTCCCATTCGAGTAATTTGACAATGCTTATGGATGTTATAGAAAATGAAGAAGATCCCAATGAGAAAATAAAATACCTAAGTATGTTTAAAGGTGCGACTGAAAAACTAGAAGAAACAATCAAGTACCTAAACGAAATTATATCTATTCAACAAAATTCGAATGTTAAAAAAACAAAAATTTTTTTAAAAGAAGAAATTGATAAAACTCAGAATGCATTGAGTTTGACTATCAAAAAAAGTAAAATATCAATCATTAATAATATCCCTGATGATCTAGTTGTTCGTGTTATACCAGCTTATTTAGACAGTATTTTATTAAATTTAATATCGAATGCTATTAAATATAAATCCAAAAATCGAAAATCATTTTTAAAAATAAGTCATGTAATTGAAGGAGCATTCACTATTATTTCTTTCGAAGACAATGGTTTAGGAATAAATTTAGAAAAAGACGGAAAAAAAGTTTTTGGTATGTATAAAACGTTTCATGGCAATAATGACGCTTTAGGAATTGGGCTATTTATTACCAAAAACCAAATTGAAGCTATGGGAGGAAAAATTGAAGTAGAAAGTACGGAAGGTGTTGGCTCTACTTTTAAAATATATTTAAGTGAAAAATAA
- the gloA2 gene encoding SMU1112c/YaeR family gloxylase I-like metalloprotein has protein sequence MIHLNKVHHIALICTDYTKSKQFYIGILGLTIIQEIYREERDSYKLDLALNGNFILELFSFPNPPKRVTSPEAAGLRHLAFEVNNIQETRKHILEQGCIAEDIRIDEYTQKKFFFTADPDDLPIEFYEN, from the coding sequence ATGATACATTTAAACAAAGTACACCATATTGCCTTAATATGCACAGATTATACAAAATCAAAACAGTTTTATATTGGTATTTTAGGATTGACTATCATTCAAGAAATCTACCGCGAAGAACGAGATTCCTATAAACTGGATTTGGCTCTCAACGGAAACTTTATACTTGAATTATTTTCATTCCCAAATCCTCCAAAACGAGTAACAAGTCCAGAAGCAGCAGGATTACGACATTTAGCATTTGAAGTAAATAATATTCAAGAAACAAGAAAACACATTCTAGAACAAGGCTGCATTGCAGAAGATATTCGAATTGATGAATATACCCAAAAGAAATTTTTCTTCACCGCCGACCCAGATGACTTACCTATAGAGTTTTACGAAAATTGA
- a CDS encoding ABC transporter ATP-binding protein encodes METILSIHNLNKRYGSLQALKNVSFEIKKGNVYGILGPNGSGKSTTLGIVLNVVNKTSGEYSWFGGNLQTHEALKKVGAIIERPNFYPYMTAQENLKLVCKIKNINYSKIPEKLELVGLNDRKDSKFSTFSLGMKQRLAIASALLNDPEILILDEPTNGLDPQGIHQIRDIIKQIASKGTTILLASHLLDEVEKVCSHVLVLRKGEILYSGLVDGISANEGFFELQADDIEHLIQVLKTHPAIEKTTISDGKVLVYLKSKLESKDLNQFLFSQNIYLSHLVKRKNSLEEQFLELTAP; translated from the coding sequence TTGGAAACAATTCTTTCAATACATAACCTCAACAAACGTTATGGCAGTCTTCAAGCCTTAAAAAATGTTTCTTTTGAAATAAAAAAAGGCAATGTATATGGCATTCTTGGCCCTAATGGTAGCGGAAAATCAACCACACTAGGCATTGTACTCAATGTAGTTAACAAAACATCTGGAGAATACAGTTGGTTTGGCGGTAATCTACAAACACATGAAGCTTTAAAAAAAGTAGGTGCCATTATAGAAAGACCTAATTTTTATCCCTACATGACCGCTCAGGAAAACCTGAAATTAGTTTGCAAAATAAAAAACATAAATTATTCTAAAATTCCAGAAAAGCTAGAACTCGTAGGTTTAAACGATAGAAAAGACAGCAAATTCAGTACTTTTTCTTTAGGAATGAAACAACGTTTGGCTATAGCTTCGGCCCTTTTAAATGATCCTGAAATTTTAATCTTAGACGAACCTACTAACGGATTAGATCCGCAAGGGATTCATCAAATTAGGGATATTATCAAACAAATCGCTTCAAAAGGAACTACTATATTATTGGCTTCGCATTTATTAGACGAAGTCGAAAAAGTTTGTTCTCATGTTTTGGTTTTAAGAAAAGGCGAAATCCTGTATTCAGGTTTAGTAGATGGAATCTCGGCCAATGAAGGCTTCTTCGAATTGCAAGCTGACGATATCGAACATTTAATCCAAGTTTTAAAAACCCATCCTGCTATTGAAAAAACAACAATTTCAGACGGAAAAGTTTTGGTTTACTTAAAGTCCAAATTAGAATCCAAAGATTTGAATCAGTTTTTATTTTCACAAAATATCTACTTGAGTCATTTGGTAAAACGTAAAAATAGCTTGGAAGAGCAATTTTTGGAATTGACTGCCCCCTAA